A portion of the Candidatus Paracaedimonas acanthamoebae genome contains these proteins:
- a CDS encoding enoyl-CoA hydratase/isomerase family protein: MDISFKVVHHLGFITLERPQSLNALNLSMITALHEILKEWRHDPDVHAIIVQGQGERAFCAGGDLRSVYEAQQRHDSRFHDELFRKEYTLNLEIARFPKPYLSFIHGFAMGGGLGLSVHGSYRIIAQNAQLAMPETKIGYFPDVGASYFLNKAPGALGMYLGLTGNSIGASDSLYAGLATHFVPQEKHAQVIEALCESDALQRKNIDNILETYAENLPEASLKIQQAQIDTLFHHSTLEGVFQALESDPSSFSQECLQTLKMRSPTSLKVTFELLKRNQGISLKEALETEFQLSQVFIKNHDFFEGIRALLIDKDQKPAWSPATIDDVDSSLVAEYFNHKIKL, translated from the coding sequence ATGGATATCTCCTTCAAAGTAGTGCATCATCTTGGTTTTATTACGCTTGAGCGACCCCAAAGCTTAAATGCATTGAATCTTTCTATGATTACAGCGTTGCATGAGATTTTAAAAGAATGGCGTCATGATCCGGATGTTCATGCGATCATTGTTCAAGGGCAAGGAGAGCGTGCTTTTTGTGCTGGAGGAGATCTGAGGTCTGTTTACGAAGCGCAACAACGTCATGATTCCCGTTTTCATGATGAGCTTTTTCGCAAGGAATATACGCTTAATTTAGAGATAGCCCGATTTCCAAAGCCGTATCTCAGTTTTATTCATGGATTTGCCATGGGAGGCGGATTAGGACTTTCCGTTCATGGTTCGTATCGAATTATCGCTCAGAATGCGCAACTTGCCATGCCTGAGACGAAAATAGGTTATTTCCCCGATGTTGGGGCTAGTTATTTTCTTAATAAAGCGCCGGGTGCTTTGGGGATGTATCTTGGGCTTACCGGCAATAGTATTGGTGCGAGTGACAGTCTTTATGCCGGATTAGCAACGCATTTTGTGCCTCAAGAGAAACATGCTCAGGTCATTGAAGCTTTATGTGAGAGTGATGCGTTGCAACGCAAAAATATTGATAATATCCTCGAGACGTATGCCGAAAACCTTCCCGAAGCTTCTTTGAAGATTCAGCAGGCTCAGATTGATACTTTATTCCATCACTCGACGTTAGAAGGAGTTTTTCAAGCTTTAGAGAGTGATCCTTCTTCCTTTTCTCAAGAATGTCTCCAAACTTTAAAAATGCGCTCTCCCACAAGTTTGAAGGTCACATTTGAACTTTTAAAGAGAAATCAGGGAATAAGTTTAAAAGAGGCGCTTGAAACTGAATTTCAGCTCAGCCAAGTTTTCATAAAAAATCATGATTTCTTTGAGGGCATTCGCGCTTTGTTAATTGATAAGGATCAAAAACCTGCGTGGTCTCCAGCGACAATTGACGACGTTGATTCATCTCTTGTGGCGGAATATTTCAACCATAAGATAAAATTATGA
- the mfd gene encoding transcription-repair coupling factor yields the protein MQILNIDHLLRNSTHITLGGVPEGAESFLLKEMLAQEPNTPLLYICHHETSLHELDATLRFLCPEVDILIFPPWDCLPYDRMSPKRDIIGERVTTLLKLNRALDKPTLVITTIQAFLQRVAPQEIFKDADLQLKIGTSFNLKTFENYCHKYGFMRVSTVREPSEYAIRGGIIDLFPSSSEQPYRLDLFGDEIDSIKIFDPLSQRSLENIQEINLSPCSEVLLDEKSIEVFRTSYRKAFGHTGEKDPLYQAISAGQSYAGMEHWLPLFYSQLATLLDYVPEATLVFDAKALDTAKAQLELIEENYQARKEFVTIKADNKAPYYPLSTELLYLSLEEIEKTIETKKVVHFSPFLKEGSPQIEGRKVPDFSAVRAQPNVNLLEALKERGENYIKSHKKVLLGCMTSGSRLRLQGLLQDHGCQANLVETWDDFITLPASIIGISLIPLEQGIEFKDFVLITEQDIFGERQSQPVKRKRRSDLFIGEAAALNEGDYVVHQEHGIGRFQGLKTLQVDQLPHDCVSLIYEGGDKLFVPVENLEILSRYGGEDSIVTLDKLGSSAWQHRKARVKNRLEDIAEHLIALAAERALRVGEIFQPSEGLYNEFSARFPYNETEDQERAISEVLQDLESGKPMDRLICGDVGFGKTEIALRAAFVVASSGKQVAIIAPTTLLCRQHYQNFQKRFEGFGLKVAQLSRLVPTKEAAGIKEGLEKGHVDVVVGTHAIFAQSTHFKNLGLVIVDEEQHFGVKQKEKLKDLQKDVHVLTLTATPIPRTLQMSLSGVRDMSIIATPPVDRLAVRTFVMPFDEIVMREALTREFNRGGQVFYVCPRIEDLESIQEKLRALMPEAKVAVAHGQLAPTILEKIMNDFYDRHYSILLSTNIIESGLDIPAVNTIIIHRSDLFGLAQLYQLRGRVGRSKTRGYAYLTIPDVITSTAQKRLEVMQTLDTLGAGFQLASHDMDIRGAGNLLGQQQSGHIREVGVELYQQMLQDAVDTVRHKSSETVPQTAAVWTPQIHLGLPILIPEDYVVDLATRLNLYRRLSHLENEDEIEAFTLELLDRFGALPQEVKNLLNVLRLKQLCRHVGVEKIETGEKGAIFTFYNNTFSNPVALIQFIHTQGGTVKLRPDHKLVFLRAWKEAQERVKGCEDILKELIKMV from the coding sequence ATGCAGATATTAAACATCGATCACTTACTGAGAAATTCTACTCATATAACTTTAGGAGGCGTGCCAGAAGGGGCAGAATCTTTTCTGTTAAAGGAAATGCTTGCGCAAGAGCCGAATACACCTTTGCTCTATATTTGTCATCATGAAACGTCTCTTCATGAACTTGATGCAACGCTTAGATTTTTGTGTCCTGAGGTTGATATCTTAATATTTCCACCGTGGGATTGTTTGCCTTACGACAGGATGTCTCCGAAGCGAGATATTATTGGTGAGCGTGTGACCACGCTGCTTAAGCTTAATAGGGCACTTGATAAACCAACACTCGTTATTACAACAATTCAAGCTTTCCTTCAGCGCGTGGCACCTCAAGAGATCTTTAAAGATGCGGATCTTCAGTTAAAAATTGGCACCTCTTTTAATCTTAAGACTTTTGAAAATTACTGCCATAAATATGGTTTTATGCGTGTTTCAACGGTTCGAGAGCCTTCTGAATATGCGATTCGCGGCGGGATTATTGATCTCTTTCCTTCCAGTTCTGAGCAGCCTTATCGATTAGATCTTTTTGGGGATGAAATTGATAGCATTAAAATATTTGATCCGCTCTCTCAGCGAAGTTTAGAGAATATTCAAGAAATTAATTTATCCCCCTGTAGTGAAGTTTTATTAGATGAGAAATCTATTGAAGTATTTCGCACGTCCTATCGGAAAGCGTTTGGGCATACAGGCGAGAAAGATCCTCTTTATCAAGCGATTAGCGCGGGACAAAGTTATGCAGGGATGGAGCATTGGCTGCCTTTATTTTACTCTCAGCTTGCAACCCTTTTAGATTATGTTCCTGAGGCGACTTTAGTCTTTGATGCCAAAGCTCTTGACACGGCAAAAGCTCAACTTGAGCTCATTGAAGAAAATTACCAAGCAAGAAAAGAATTCGTGACTATCAAGGCAGATAATAAGGCCCCTTATTATCCTCTTTCGACAGAGTTATTGTACCTCTCTCTTGAAGAAATAGAAAAGACTATTGAGACCAAAAAAGTCGTGCATTTTTCTCCTTTTTTAAAAGAAGGAAGCCCTCAAATAGAAGGGCGTAAGGTGCCGGACTTTAGTGCTGTTAGAGCTCAGCCGAATGTGAATCTTCTCGAGGCTCTTAAAGAACGAGGCGAAAATTATATAAAATCTCACAAGAAAGTTCTTCTTGGCTGTATGACTTCAGGCTCTCGTTTAAGGCTTCAAGGATTATTACAAGATCATGGTTGCCAAGCAAATTTAGTGGAAACATGGGATGATTTCATCACGTTGCCAGCTTCAATCATTGGAATTTCTCTGATTCCTTTAGAGCAAGGAATTGAGTTCAAAGATTTTGTATTAATCACGGAACAAGATATTTTTGGAGAACGCCAAAGCCAGCCTGTTAAGAGAAAACGACGTTCGGATCTTTTTATTGGAGAAGCAGCAGCCCTTAATGAAGGGGATTATGTTGTGCATCAGGAGCATGGGATTGGCCGTTTTCAAGGACTCAAAACACTTCAAGTTGATCAACTTCCTCATGACTGTGTAAGTCTCATATATGAAGGAGGAGATAAGCTTTTTGTTCCAGTTGAGAATTTAGAGATTCTGTCTCGCTATGGGGGCGAAGATAGTATCGTAACGCTTGATAAGCTTGGTAGTTCTGCGTGGCAACACCGAAAAGCGCGTGTGAAGAATAGACTCGAGGATATCGCAGAACATCTTATTGCTCTGGCCGCTGAGCGAGCTTTACGGGTGGGTGAAATTTTTCAACCTTCAGAAGGGTTATATAACGAGTTTTCCGCCCGTTTTCCGTATAATGAAACAGAAGATCAAGAGCGGGCAATTTCCGAAGTTCTTCAAGATCTTGAATCTGGGAAGCCGATGGATCGCTTGATCTGTGGAGATGTGGGGTTTGGAAAAACAGAAATAGCTTTACGGGCCGCCTTTGTCGTCGCTTCTTCAGGGAAGCAAGTCGCAATTATTGCACCGACAACGTTGTTATGTCGCCAACATTACCAAAATTTCCAAAAGCGTTTTGAGGGATTTGGGCTTAAGGTGGCTCAGTTATCACGCCTCGTTCCAACAAAGGAAGCGGCAGGCATCAAAGAAGGGTTAGAAAAGGGGCACGTTGATGTGGTCGTGGGAACCCATGCTATTTTTGCACAATCAACACACTTTAAAAATTTGGGGCTCGTGATCGTGGATGAAGAGCAGCACTTTGGCGTGAAACAAAAAGAAAAACTCAAAGATCTTCAGAAAGATGTTCACGTTCTAACGCTGACAGCCACGCCAATCCCGCGCACACTTCAGATGTCGTTAAGTGGCGTGAGGGATATGAGTATTATTGCAACGCCGCCCGTAGATCGTCTTGCGGTCAGAACTTTTGTGATGCCGTTTGATGAGATTGTGATGCGCGAGGCCTTAACGCGCGAGTTCAATCGTGGCGGTCAAGTTTTCTATGTTTGTCCCCGTATTGAAGATCTTGAGAGTATTCAGGAAAAATTAAGAGCTTTGATGCCGGAGGCTAAAGTCGCTGTGGCGCATGGACAGCTAGCGCCAACCATTTTGGAAAAGATAATGAACGATTTTTATGATCGTCATTATTCAATTCTTCTTTCAACCAATATTATTGAATCAGGTCTGGATATCCCGGCAGTTAATACGATTATTATCCATCGATCGGATCTTTTTGGGTTAGCGCAATTATATCAATTACGAGGTCGTGTCGGGCGCTCGAAAACACGAGGGTATGCTTATTTAACGATCCCTGATGTCATTACCTCAACTGCTCAGAAGCGTTTGGAAGTTATGCAGACACTCGATACGTTGGGCGCAGGATTTCAGCTGGCGAGTCACGATATGGATATTCGCGGGGCAGGAAATCTTTTAGGGCAGCAGCAATCGGGTCATATTCGCGAAGTCGGTGTGGAACTTTACCAACAAATGTTACAAGATGCTGTTGATACTGTCCGGCATAAGTCGTCAGAGACGGTGCCGCAAACCGCAGCTGTGTGGACTCCTCAAATTCATCTGGGGCTTCCCATTTTGATTCCTGAGGACTATGTTGTAGATCTTGCAACGCGCCTGAATCTCTATCGTCGTCTTTCCCATCTTGAAAATGAAGACGAAATAGAAGCCTTTACGCTCGAGTTGCTCGACCGATTTGGGGCTTTACCGCAGGAAGTTAAGAACCTCTTAAACGTGCTTAGATTAAAGCAATTATGTCGACACGTTGGCGTTGAAAAGATCGAAACAGGAGAAAAGGGAGCTATTTTTACCTTTTATAATAACACGTTCTCAAATCCTGTGGCGCTGATTCAATTTATTCACACCCAAGGTGGTACAGTTAAGTTGAGACCTGATCATAAACTGGTTTTTTTGCGTGCGTGGAAAGAAGCTCAAGAGCGGGTAAAGGGATGTGAAGACATCTTAAAAGAGCTCATAAAGATGGTGTGA
- a CDS encoding DMT family transporter, translating into MSFFTKFTYLLNPQRDSSKVALSICLMILWALSFTTAMSFVKIVHGEIHSLMILFLRCFFGFLFFSPFVVKGGISNLRTKRPFLHGIRVILTCTGMFCTYYAYRHLPLATASAIGFTSPLFTTIFSFLFFKEHISYKKWMVIFAGYLGVLIILRPFSLHLDNAMYVALLANAVASGAIIVAKRLSSTESTVTILFYTNIATFLLSSFAVLWVWQTPDIREILILACVGLAGILSQFFYIKALQLGKPSFLAPFEYTRLLFAIVVGTLFFQESLDQWSLMGAFVIIFATFFLSRMEMHPEK; encoded by the coding sequence ATGTCGTTTTTTACAAAGTTTACTTATTTATTAAATCCGCAACGTGATTCCTCTAAAGTTGCCCTCAGCATCTGTCTGATGATTCTTTGGGCCTTGAGTTTCACAACGGCCATGTCTTTTGTTAAAATTGTTCATGGGGAAATTCACAGCCTTATGATTCTTTTCTTAAGGTGTTTTTTTGGTTTCCTCTTCTTTTCGCCTTTTGTCGTAAAAGGAGGAATAAGCAACTTACGAACAAAAAGGCCTTTTCTTCATGGCATTCGCGTTATTTTAACGTGCACAGGAATGTTTTGTACTTATTATGCTTATCGTCATTTACCTTTAGCAACGGCCTCGGCCATTGGATTTACAAGTCCTTTATTTACGACAATATTCTCCTTTTTGTTTTTTAAGGAGCATATATCCTATAAAAAATGGATGGTAATTTTTGCAGGATATCTTGGGGTTCTCATTATTCTGCGCCCCTTTTCCTTGCATCTTGACAACGCTATGTACGTTGCTCTTTTGGCGAATGCTGTTGCAAGCGGGGCTATTATTGTCGCTAAGAGACTTTCTTCAACAGAATCAACGGTTACAATCCTATTTTATACCAATATTGCCACGTTTCTTTTATCGTCTTTTGCTGTCCTATGGGTCTGGCAAACCCCTGACATAAGAGAGATTTTGATCCTCGCTTGTGTTGGACTTGCCGGCATCTTATCGCAGTTTTTTTATATTAAAGCCCTGCAGCTTGGAAAACCGTCCTTTTTAGCGCCATTTGAATATACGCGTCTTCTCTTTGCGATTGTTGTCGGAACTCTATTTTTTCAGGAGAGCCTTGATCAATGGTCCCTTATGGGGGCTTTTGTTATTATTTTTGCGACGTTTTTTCTGAGTCGTATGGAAATGCATCCCGAAAAATAA